The Pleurodeles waltl isolate 20211129_DDA chromosome 6, aPleWal1.hap1.20221129, whole genome shotgun sequence genome has a segment encoding these proteins:
- the LOC138301561 gene encoding zinc finger BED domain-containing protein 5-like, with product MDRWLKPKRKATEDIIDGPSCSKQSDLSQKKTKCRKYDVEYLSMGFKCSGSEHEQQPQCVLCYEILSNEAMKPSKLRRHLETKHKEHATKSTEFFKNKEQELRQSRKIIKKTAIGSFKENALKASYEVSMLIAKAGKPHTIAEELTVPAAKAMVSAMVEEKAAKDLDLVPLSNNTVKRRIDKMSDNIKEQLIERICKSQYYSLQVDESTDIANKSHLLCYVRYKFERNIIEDLLFCRYLIHTTAEEVFSTFNEFLTSNGIQWSKCIGISTDGARAMSGRLTGLVARIREINSSVVWHHCCIHRESLATKKMPEELKKVLNESVKIVNFIKARSLNSRLFEQLCQSMDSDHRQLLLHTEVRWLSRGRVLFRLFELRDEIRVFFTELESPFALDERLHDYTWLAMLAYVADIFTHLNVLNLSMQGVGITIFNVEDKIEAMIKKLDLWARCLSQRNFDSFRNMKTFLESADDELEKEVLDFFIQHLQDFVSTFHFQMKAKIGLKILSI from the coding sequence ATGGATCGATGGCTTAAACCTAAGCGGAAAGCCACTGAAGACATCATTGATGGACCATCATGCTCAAAACAAAGTGATTTAagtcaaaagaaaacaaagtgtcGCAAATACGATGTTGAATATTTATCAATGGGTTTCAAATGTTCAGGTTCAGAACATGAACAACAACCACAATGCGTGCTATGTTATGAAATTTTGTCAAATGAGGCCATGAAACCTTCTAAATTACGAAGGCACTTGGAAACAAAGCATAAAGAACATGctaccaaaagcacagaattcttCAAAAATAAAGAGCAAGAGCTCCGACaaagtagaaaaataattaagaaaactGCAATAGGATCATTTAAGGAAAATGCTCTTAAAGCTTCTTATGAAGTGTCGATGCTCATAGCAAAAGCTGGAAAACCTCATACCATCGCTGAAGAACTAACAGTACCTGCTGCTAAAGCCATGGTGAGTGCAATGGTTGAAGAGAAAGCAGCAAAAGATTTAGATTTGGTGCCATTATCTAACAACACTGTAAAAAGGCGAATTGACAAAATGTCAGACAACATAAAAGAACAGTTGATTGAAAGGATTTGTAAAAGTCAGTATTATAGCCTACAAGTAGATGAAAGTACGGACATAGCAAATAAATCTCATCTCCTGTGTTACGTTAGATACAAGTTTGAAAGGAACATTATTGAAGATTTACTGTTCTGCCGCTACTTGATACATACCACTGCTGAAGAGGTCTTCAGCACTTTCAATGAATTTCTGACATCAAATGGAATTCAGTGGTCCAAATGCATAGGAATCAGCACAGATGGGGCTCGTGCCATGTCTGGGAGACTAACTGGACTTGTTGCACGAATAAGGGAAATTAACTCTTCAGTTGTATGGCATCATTGTTGCATTCATAGAGAATCATTAGCCACTAAGAAGATGCCAGAGGAATTAAAAAAGGTCTTGAATGAGTCAGTCAAAATTGTAAATTTTATCAAAGCTAGGTCACTAAATTCAAGGCTTTTTGAGCAGCTTTGTCAGTCCATGGATAGTGATCATCGTCAGCTTTTGCTGCATACAGAAGTCCGATGGCTGTCACGTGGTAGAGTTTTGTTTCGGCTTTTTGAATTGAGAGATGAAATCAGGGTATTCTTCACTGAACTGGAATCTCCATTTGCACTTGATGAGCGCTTACATGACTATACTTGGTTAGCCATGCTGGCGTATGTGGCAGACATCTTCACTCACTTAAATGTACTTAATTTGAGTATGCAAGGAGTTGGCATCACAATTTTTAATGTCGAAGACAAGATTGAGGCAATGATAAAAAAGTTAGACTTGTGGGCTCGTTGCTTATCACAAAGAAATTTTGATTCTTTTCGAAACATGAAGACGTTCTTGGAATCTGCTGATGATGAATTAGAAAAAGAAGTCTTGGATTTTTTTATCCAGCATCTCCAAGATTTCGTCAGTACTTTCCACTTCCAGATGAAAGCAAAAATTGGATTAAAGATCCTTTCAATTTAG